cttcgttctcgtgtgctagacattttgtgtaatgcactcggggaccaagtgaggagcgaccatcaccaacagtCGGATATATACACCaggtgagctgagagttttcaagaaaagactcgacagaccgatagtcaacccatgatgaataataatgatctaatttagtttttgtagtacatatatttaattgtacaagtttaatccttgaattatgaacgtaggaaatgtcgtcatcggacgatgtaagtctcccgggggagtgcggctggtgccacgacgatcgaggtttgtgcgacatgcctcacctggacgatgatcggcgcttcagcattaagctcgaggagaccttcaatgTTGAAACGGTACGTAACGACGAtgagtgttttttcgtaattaagcatgactacaactatttcaatgtgtaattttcatcttttacaattcgagtagcttatcccatgccatgcaaggcgCTATGTCTTGGacaggatgggttttgaagaccattaaagttttgaaacaaagaaaattcacctaagaacacatcatgatgtggattttgaagtaaagctgtacaattctgagagcgtaacccattttggttgcagaAATGGGAagcacttgaaggaaatatgccctagaggcaataataaagttattatttatttccttatatcatgataaatgtttattattcatgctagaattgtattaatcggaaacataatacaagtgtgaatacatagacaaacagagtgtcactagtatgcctctacttgactagctcgttaatcaaagatggttatgtttcctaaccatgaacaaggagttgttatttgattaacgagatcacatcattaggtgaatgatctgattgacatgacccattccattagcttagcacccgatcgtttagtatgttgctattgctttcttcatgacttatacatgttcctatgactatgagattatgcaactcccgtttgccggaggaacactttgtgtgctaccaaacgtcacaacgtaaatgggtgattataaaggtgctctataggtgtctccaaaggtacatgttgggttggcgtatttcgagattaggatttgtcactcgattgtcggagaggtatctctgggccctctccgtaatgcacatcacataagccttgcaagcattgcaactaatgagttagttgcgagatgatgtattacgatacgagtaaagagacttgccggtaacgagattgaactaggtattgagataccgacgatcgaatctcgggcaagtaacataccgatgacaaagggaacaacgtatgttgttatgcggtctgaccgataaagatcttcgtagaatatgtaggagccaatatgagcatccaggttccgctattggttattgaccggagacgtgtctcggtcatgtctacattgttctcgaacccgtagggtccgcacgcttaaggtttcgatgacagttatattgtgagtttataagttttgatgtaccgaagttagttcggagtcccggatgtgatcacggacatgacgaggagtctcgaaatggtcaagacgtaaagattgatatattggacggctatattcggacaccggaagtgttccgggtgatttcggagaaaaccggagagccggagggttaccggaacccccccccggggagaagtaatgggccatatgggccttagtggagagagagaggggcagctggaggtgggctgcgcgcctcctcccccctggtccgaattggactaggagaggggggcggcgccccccctttccctctccctccccacttctttccccctcctagtaggagtcctactcctactaggaggaggactcctcctggcacgcctataggggccggccggcctcctccccttgatcctttatatacgggggcaggggggcacccctagacacacaagttgatcttcgtgatcgttccttagccgtgtgcggtgcccccctccaccatattccacctcggtcatattgtagcggtgcttaggagaagccctgcgatggtagtacatcaagatcgtcacctcggtcatattgtagctgtgcttaggtgccgtagtttcggtgcttgatcggtcgggccgtggagacgtatgactacatcaaccaaacgcttccgttgtcgatctacaagggtacgtagatcacactctcccctctcgttgctatgaatcaccatgatcttgcgtgtgcgtaggaatttttttgaaattactacgttccccaacagtggcatccgagcctaggttttatatgttgatgttatatgcacgagtagaacacaagtgagttgtgggcgatataagtcatactgcttaccagcatgtcatactttggttcggctgtattgttggacgaagcggcccggaccgacattacgcgtacgcttacgcgagaccggttctcccgacgtgctttgcacataggggacttgcgggtgacagtttctccaactttagttgaaccgagtgtggctacgcccggtccttgcgaaggttaaaatagcaccaacttgacaaactatcgttgtggttttgatgcgtaggtaagattggttcttgcttaagcccgtagcaaccacgtaaaacttgcaacaacaaagtagaggacgtctaacttgtttttgcagggcatgttgtgatgtgatatggtcaagacatgatgctaaattttattgtatgagatgatcatgttttgtaaccgagttatcggcaactggcaggagccatatggttgtcgctttattgtatgcaatgcagtcgcgctgtaatgctttacttcatcactaagcggtagcgatagtcgtggaagcataagattggtgagacgacaatgatgttacgatggagatcaaggtgttgcgtcggtgacgatggtgatcacgatggtgcttcgaagatggagatcacaagcacaagatgatgatggccatatcatatcacttatatcgattgcatgtgatgtttatattttatgcatcttatcttgctttgattgacggtagcattataagatgatctctcactaattatcaagaagtgttctccctaagtatgaaccgttgcgaaagttcttcgtgctgagacaccacgtgatgatcgggtgtgataggctctacgttcaaatacaacgggtgcaaaacagttgcacacgtggaatactcaggttatacatgacgagccaagcatatacagatatggcctcggaatacggaggccgaaaggtcgagcgtgaatcatatagtagatatgatcaacatagtgatgttcaccaatgaaactactccatctcacgtgatgatcggacatggtttagttgatttggatcacgtaatcacttagaggattagagggatgtctatctacgtgggagttctttaagtaaactaattgaacctaaatttatcatgaaacttagtacctgatagtatcttgcttgtttatgcttgattgtagatagatggcttgtgctgttgttccgttgaattttaatgcgttccttgagaaagcaaagttgaaagatgatggtagcaattacatggactgggtccgtaacttgaggattatcctcattgctgcacagaagaattacgtcctggaagcaccactgggtgccaggcctgctactggagcaacaccagatgttatgaacgtctgtcagagaaaagctgatgactactcgatagttcagtgtgcaatgctttacggcttagaattgggacttcaacgacgttttgaacgtcatggagcatatgagatgttccaggagttgaagttaatatttcaagcaaattcccggattgagagatatgaagtctccaataagtcctATAGCTGCAAGATCGAGGAGAGCAGTTctctcagtgagcatatactcaaaatgtctgggtataataatcacttgattcaattgggagttaatcttccagatgattgcgtcattgacagaattctccaatcactgccaccaagctacaagagcttcgtgatgaactataatatgcaagggatgaataagactattcccaagctcttcgcaatgctaaaagctgcggaggtagaaatcaagaaggagcatcaagtgttgatggtcaacaagaccactagtttcaagaaaaagggcaatgggaagaagaaagggaacttcaaaaagaacgacaagcaagtttctactcaagagaagaaacccaaacctggacctaagcctgaaactgagtgcttctactacaagcagactggtcactggaagcggaactgccccaagtatttggcggataagaaggatggcaaggtgaacaaaggtatatgtgatatacatgttattgatgtgtatcttactaatgctcgcagtagcacctgggtatttgatactggttctgttgctcatatttgcaactcgaaacagggactacagattaagcgaagattggctaaggacgaggtgacgatgcgcgtgggaaacggttccaaagtcgatgtgatcgcagtcggcacgctacctctacatctaccttcgggattaatattagacctaaataattgttatttggtgccagcgttaagcatgaacattatatctggatcttgtttgatgcgagacggttattcatttaaatctgagaataatggttgttctatttatatgagtaatatcttttatggtcatgcacccttaaagagtggtctatttttattgaatctcgatagtggtgacacacatattcatagtgttgaagccaaaagatgcagagttgataatgatagtgcaacttatttgtggcactgccgtttaggtcatatcggtgtaaagcgcatgaagaaactccatactgatggacttttggaaccacttgattatgaatcacttggtacttgcgaaccgtgcctcatgggcaagatgactaaaacaccgttctccagtactatggagagagcaacggatttattggaaatcatacatacagatgtatgtggtccgttgaatattgaggctcgtggcggatatcgttattttctcaccttcgcagatgacttaagcaaatatgggtatatctacttaatgaaacataagtctgaaacgtttgaaatgttcaaagaatttcagagtgaagttgaaaatcatcgtaacaagaaaataaagtttctacgatctgatcgtggaggagaatatttgagttacgagtttggtgtacatttgaaaaattgtggaatagtttcgcaactcacgccacccggaacaccacagcgtaatggtgtgtccgaacatcgtaatcgtacattactagatatggtgcgatctatgatgtctcttactaatttaccgctatcgttttggggacaagctctagagacggccgcattcatgttacatagggcaccatcaaaatccgttgagacgacgccttatgaactgtggtttggtaagaaaccaaagttgtcgttcctgaaagtttggggctgtgatgcttatgtaaaaaagcttcaacctgataagctcgaacccaaatcgaagaaatgtgtcttcataggatatccaaaggaaactattggatacaccttctatcacagatccgaaggcaaaacttttgttgctaagttcgaaaactttctagagaaggagtttctctcgaaagatgtgagtgggaggaaagtagaacttgacgaggtaactgtacctactcccttattggaaagtagtgcatcacagaaaactatttctgtgacacctacaccagttagttaggaagctaatgatgatgatcatgaaacttcagaacaagatactactgaccctcgtagatcaaccagagtgagatcagcgccagagtggtacggtaatcctgttcttgaagtcatgctactagatcatgatgaacctacgaactatgaagaagcgatggtgagcccagattccgcaaaatggcttgaagccatgaaatctgagatgggatccatgtatgagaacaaagtatggactttggttgacatgcccgatgatcggcaagccattgagaataaatggatcttcaagaagaagactgacgctgacggtaatattactgtctacaaagctcgacttgtcgcaaaaggttttcggcaagttcaagggattgactacgatgagaccttctcacccgtagcgatgcttatgactatgaaatttggcagatggatgtcaaaactgcattcctgaatggatttctggaagaagagttgtatatgatgcaaccagaaggttttgtcgatccaaagggagctaacaaagtatgcaagctccagcgatccatttatggactggtgcaagcctctcggagttggaataaacgctttgatagtgtgatcaaagcatttggttttatacagacttttggagaagcctgtatttacaagaaagtgagtgggagctctgtagcatttctgatattatatgtagatgacatattactaattagaaatcatatagaatttctggatagcataaagggatacttgaataagagtttttcaatgaaagacctcggtgaagctgcttacatattaggcattaagatatatagagatagatcaagatgcttaattggactttcacaaagcacataccttgacaaagttttgaagaagttcaaaatggatcaagaaaagaaatggttcttgcctgtattacaaggtgtgaagttgagtaagactcaatgcccgaccactacagaagatagagagaatatgaaagatgttccctatgcttcagccataggctctatcatgtatgcaatgctgtgcaccagacctgatgtgtgccttgctataagtctagcagggaggtaccaaagtaatccaggagtggatcactggacagcggtcaagaacatcctgaaatacctgaaaaggactaaggatatgtttctcatatatggaggtgacaaagagctcatcgtaaaaggttacattgatgcaagctttgacactgatccggacgattctaaatcgtaaaccggatacgtgtttacattaaacggtggagctgttagttggtgcagttctaaacaaagcgttgtagcgggatctacatgtgaagcggagtacatagctgcttcggaagcagcaaatgaaggagtctggatgaaggagttcatatccgatctaggtgtcatacctagtgcatcaggtccaatgaaaatcttttgtgacaatactggtgcaattgccttggcaaagaaatccatatttcacaagagaaccaagcacatcaagagacgcttcaattccatccgggatctagtccaggtgggagacatagagatttgcaagatacatacggatctgaatgttgcagacccgttgactaagcctcttccacgagaaaaacatgatcagcaccacggctccatgggtgttagaatcattactgtgtaatctagattattgactctagtgcaagtgggagactgaaggaaatattccctagaggcaataatatagttattatttatttccttatatcatgataaatgtttattattcatgctagaattgtattaaccggaaacataatacatgtgtgaatacatagacaaacagagtttcactagtttgcctctacttgactagctcgttaatcaaagatggttatgtttcctaaccatgaacaaggagttgttatttgattaacgagatcacatcattaggtgaatgatctgattgacatgacccattccattagcttagaacccgatcgtttagtatgttgctatttctttcttcatgacttatacatgttcctatgactatgagattatgcaactcccatttgccggaggaacactttgtgtgctaccaaacgtcacaacgtaaatgggtgattataaaggtgctctataggtgtctccaaaggtacatgttgggttggcgtatttcgagattaggatttgtcactccgattgtcggagaggtatctctgggccctctcggtaatgcacatcacataagccttgcaagcattgcaactaatgagttagttgcgagatgatgtattacgaaacgagtaaagagacttgccggtaacgagattgaactaggtattgagataccgacgatcgaatctcgggcaagtaacataccgatgacaaagggaacaacatatgttgttatgcggtctgaccgataaagatcttcgtagaatatgtaggagccaatatgagcatccaggttccgctattggttattgaccggagacgtgtctcggtcatgtctacattgttcttgaacccgtagggtccgcacgcttaaggtttcgatgacagttatattgtgaatttataagttttgatgtaccaaagttagtttggagtcccggatgtgatcacggacatgacgaggagtctcgaaatggtcgagacataaagattgatatattggacggctatattcggacaccggaagtgttccgggtgatttcggagaaaaccggagagccggagggttaccgaaacccccccgggagaagtaatgggccatatgggccttagtggagagagagaggggcagccggaggtgggctgcgcgcctcctcccccctggtctgaattggactaggagaggggggcggcgccccccccccctttccctctccctccccacttctttccccctcctagtaggagtcctactcctactaggaggaggactcctcctggcacgcctataggggccggccggcctcctccccttgctcctttatatacgggggtaggggggcacccctagacacacaagttgatcttcgtgatcgttccttagccgtgtgcggtgcccccctccacaatattccacctcggtcatattgtagcggtgcttaggcgaagccctgcgacggtagtacatcaagatcgtcaccacgccgtcgtgctgacggaactcttccacgacactttgctggatcggagtccggggatcgtcatcgagctgaacgtgtgctagaactcggaggtgccatagtttcggtgcttgatcggtcgggccgtggagacgtacgactacatcaaccaaacacttccgttgtcgatctacaagggtacgtagatcacactctcccctctcgttgctatgcatcatgatgatcttgcgtgtgcgtagatttttttttttgaaattactacgttccccaacagcactttgcaagatgtatggttttgatgagggtatgggtgtcaccatggatcttggtgatcctgaaatcgagcaagacaatatggacatttgggtccttgttgatacgcctccaattctactgctatgtgagtttagtttctcaaacatagttattagctaatttatattgtttatttcaaaatagttgacagcttatttccattgacagcttattttcattcttcaaagaatgtgcgggagatggtagacaaaacacACTAcatcgatggctccgaattaacttataaggagaaaaatcatctggttggattttgtactgacattgagaattacaatatctacaataaaactcctcaacattatggtcaatacgtgccactagtgcatgtgttgaactacggtaactaccatggagataccctggtaagatttttttactattacgacatccgtgcatcttttgcagaattgtgtgcctcatttgatgtatcagaaaggtagccttatgttttgaacatacagccaggtcatcctacgaatctcaactgtccacaCCAAATTTTTAAAAGgaatggagacatgcaaatcaaaggatggaaaaaaatgtatggacagtcgtaaggaggttcttggaagcaaaagaaagcgaagcgcaagaattggagacaggatgatctcccttctccataatggagagtcagggtctatattgttttattcTATTtcaccttaaagagggtatttatgtcctgcctaatattgatgatcatgtgctaagaacaattaagtagggttggttcgatgactatgaggatgatgatcgcatGACTTGTTAttgataacgagtagaagttgtatgataatGATTAGTAGACTTGTTATTATAtacgatgatgcatgatgcgagcatgaagagttattatatatcagtgggtgaaatgaacatggattgaattgaagtgaaggcaacatgcatgtggtgcatgtcgaaagtagtacaatccaaacttgatcaagttaggattagtattattttcgacatgcaccacatgttgctttacttcaatctaagtcatgtttaggcatagcagcagcagtagcaccaAGATAAGAGAGGACACGTCTCTCTATTATCTACCTATataccaacctaaattaacccccaaaacccctaaaccacctccttcaaaaaaaaaccagcccctgaaatgctgacgcgtagaagcttattggtcccggttggtgctatcaaccgggaccaaaggcccccgtGCTTGGGCTCGCCGgaacggccacgtggaggcccatctgtcccagttaGTATAAAAACCGGGTCTAAAggtttagggcattagtaacgaccatttagtcccggttccccaaccgggacagatgggccttatgaaccgggacaaatggccctttttctactaacGATTCTACTCAAGTATGAAGTTTCACGAAGAAATAACAACCATGTCATTCTAGGCAAAAATGATAAAATCAAAGCTAGTACATTCGGAAACACTGATTGAATGAATATTAAGGCCGGATTGTATTTTCTTCACTGTGGTATAACCCAGTGTCATTCCTTCAGAAAATTGACACGTGAGTAGAATGGTTGACTAAGTTTGATATCTTGAaattatagattttttttatttcttcAATATTTCCTTTTGCACGCGAACAGCAAGGAGAAGGCCCTTTCATCTTGGTCCAGTGAGAGGCAGCTGACACATAGTACATGCCACTCCCGGACACGCACACTCTCATCACTCTCCTCCTCCACTCGCCCTTTTTAACCACCTCTGCGCCCTCCACAACCTTACACAGCGCGGCACAACCTCACCAGTCCCTACCTCACATACAGCTAGCGAGCACAAGCCTCCTAGCTCCCCCAGCCCTCCCTTGTTCAGCTACGACCACTCACTCAGCCATGATGAGCAGCGGCAGGATGaacgcggcggccggcgacgacttACCGTTAGCAGCAATGCAGCCGCCGCCCTACGTCGGCTTTGAGCTCGCCGCCAGCATGATGgctggtggcggaggaggaggccagccccaCGAGGGGGCGATGATACTCGACAACTTCCACTTCCCGGCGGCAGCGGCCGCCTTCAACCAGTTCCAGGAGGCGCCGCACCACCAGATGCTGGCGCTGCCTTCCAACGGCAACGGCGGCTGTGGGCTGGTCCACATGGCGCCGCCGCCCATGTCCGGGATGCAGCTGCAGATGCCGCCGATGGCCATGCACGGTCACGGTGACGTGTGCCCGGCTCTTGGGATGGTGAAGCGCGAGGGCGGCGCCGGGGACGCGGGGAGGATAGACTTGAACCACGGCCAGCGGACCTGCTtccccaccggcgacatgatggCGGTGGACCCGATGCTCATGCGGTCCCGTCTTGGCAGCGTGTTCGACCTGGGATTCGGCCGCGTCCACCGCCAGCCGCCTCGGTGCCAGGTGGAGTACTGCAAGGCGGACCTCTCCGGCGCCAAGCACTACCACCGGCGCCACAAGGTGTGCGAGTACCACGCCAAGGCGGCGCTTGTCTCCGCCGCCGGCAAGCAGCAGCGCTTCTGCCAGCAATGCAGCAGGTCAGAGCCACACCCACAGACCCACTCCACTGTCCATCTCTCTCTAGGAACGTGAACGTTacagtatctctctctctctctctctctctcaacatagcagtaTCCCTCTTTCCGTTACGGTACGTATAGTATACCTTACCAGGTTCCAGCTTTGCTAAGCTAGGGCCAGCGCAAACTGCTTGCCTTTTCAGTCTTCAATCAGTTTTTGGTTCATGTCGCTTTTCCGTTGCGGCGGCCATGGTGCAAAAGCAAGTCTCAGTCTCAGCGACGACCAGTCATGTCAAAGAAAAAACACAAAACACTACTCCATGCAGCACAAACAAGAGCTTTTCCATGGCGTTTTTGCTGTCCTGGGCATCGGTCGATATGGAGACAGGATCACCAAAACAAAAAGACTGTCAAAAGGCCGCGTTCTTTGTGCTAGCTTCAGACTTCAGATTGCTGTGTGCTGcacatagttttaaatagccggctatatgGCCTTCACAAATAGCCCGCTGTACCTCGATATAACCCGCTATAGCTGATTTTGAGTCCCGCCGCTATTTTTGATAGACTGCTATTTAAAACATTGGAGTAGGATCCGCGGCTCAAATTAAACCCATGAAACAAGTAGCTGGCAAATCAAAATTGAAACTAGCTCAATTCGCATAGTTATAGGGCTGGACGTACGAGCGAGCTTTTAGGCTCGGCTCGAAGCTCGCTCCAGCTCGGCCCGTTACAGCTCGGCCCGATAGGATAATTAGGCGAGCCGAGCTGGGAAAATAGGCCCGATTCCCGACCGAGCCGAGCCGAGTTTCGCCCGGTCCAACTCGGTGACTCGTTCAGGCCCAGCCCAATCCCGTCGGCCTCGGATGGCGTTAGGTCACAGCAGCGAGAGCACGCGA
The sequence above is drawn from the Triticum aestivum cultivar Chinese Spring chromosome 7A, IWGSC CS RefSeq v2.1, whole genome shotgun sequence genome and encodes:
- the LOC123149349 gene encoding squamosa promoter-binding-like protein 10; the protein is MMSSGRMNAAAGDDLPLAAMQPPPYVGFELAASMMAGGGGGGQPHEGAMILDNFHFPAAAAAFNQFQEAPHHQMLALPSNGNGGCGLVHMAPPPMSGMQLQMPPMAMHGHGDVCPALGMVKREGGAGDAGRIDLNHGQRTCFPTGDMMAVDPMLMRSRLGSVFDLGFGRVHRQPPRCQVEYCKADLSGAKHYHRRHKVCEYHAKAALVSAAGKQQRFCQQCSRFHVITEFDQTKRSCRKRLAEHNRRRRKPVASGAGAVSKDLAVPSRKQNAGGISSSYAGDNNTLSATYTSATSCLQQGQARLAAARQMTLALGVPPEKDRRQQQLSNSMQLHHHQEQQHFITSLLHNSNIMSRSSVCSSTMPSAAVANSQVFDQQNDNTNGSNHANNGIHMFEVEFM